DNA from Elusimicrobiaceae bacterium:
TACTGACCGAGCCTGTTTTTTTCGGCGCTTTTTACGTTATGCCATACCTCCACACGTTTTGTTAATTCTGTCGAAAGCTGGTTTGTACGCCGTAACATCCTGCCACCTCCTACAGTAAATTGGAACTATGGGAGCCAAGTATCTGCAGTACAGTAGGATTAATCTGAACACCGGTAACCGTAAACTGACGCAAATCGTACATATCCGCACATAAAGCCAAAACTGCCAGGGGGATATCGTCATAATCGTTTAACTGGTTCGGTTCCAAACCCGTATAACTGATACAGTACTGCACCGCTGCTCCTAAGATAGCCGTCAGTAATACGTTATCGTCGTCACCGTCTACCCT
Protein-coding regions in this window:
- a CDS encoding head-tail connector protein: MRVSELTIDIVKNYLRVDGDDDNVLLTAILGAAVQYCISYTGLEPNQLNDYDDIPLAVLALCADMYDLRQFTVTGVQINPTVLQILGSHSSNLL